A genomic region of Polynucleobacter necessarius contains the following coding sequences:
- a CDS encoding acetylornithine transaminase, which yields MNKPAQAIDTHSVMFITPRPEVIMVEGKGSWLTDNNGKRYLDFLQGWAVNCLGHGNQGMIEALNAQAKKLINPSPAFYNEPMIGLSNLLTDNSCFDKVFFANSGAEANEGAIKLARKWGQLNKSGAFEIITFDHSFHGRTLATMSASGKPNWDTMFAPQVAGFPKADLNDLESVKKLVTDKTVAVMLEPVQGEGGVIPATHEFMRELRKFTKENNILLIVDEVQAGCGRTGSLFAYQNYGIEPDIMTLGKGIGGGVPLAALLATDAVACFVPGDQGGTYNGNPLITAVGISVIEQLLAPGFLECVKAKGELLKSELLKLCVEFNLEGERGEGLLRALMLGKDIGGKLVELARDRNPDGLLINSPRPNLLRFMPALNVSDDEIRQMCNMLRELLKEVA from the coding sequence ATGAATAAGCCAGCACAAGCTATCGACACCCACTCAGTGATGTTCATTACCCCACGCCCAGAAGTCATCATGGTTGAAGGTAAGGGCTCATGGTTGACCGATAACAATGGCAAACGCTACTTAGATTTCTTGCAAGGCTGGGCAGTGAATTGCTTGGGTCATGGCAACCAAGGCATGATTGAGGCACTGAATGCGCAAGCAAAGAAGTTAATCAACCCAAGTCCTGCGTTCTATAACGAACCCATGATTGGTTTATCCAATCTCCTCACAGACAATAGTTGCTTTGACAAAGTCTTCTTTGCCAACAGCGGCGCCGAAGCAAATGAAGGCGCGATTAAGCTTGCACGCAAATGGGGGCAACTCAACAAGTCTGGGGCATTTGAGATCATCACGTTTGATCACAGCTTTCATGGCCGCACATTAGCCACGATGAGCGCCTCCGGAAAACCAAACTGGGACACAATGTTTGCCCCACAAGTAGCAGGCTTCCCAAAGGCGGATTTAAATGACCTGGAGTCCGTTAAAAAGCTAGTAACCGATAAGACGGTTGCAGTCATGCTGGAGCCTGTTCAGGGTGAAGGCGGCGTCATTCCAGCTACTCATGAATTTATGCGTGAGCTACGCAAGTTCACCAAAGAAAATAATATTTTGCTCATCGTCGACGAAGTGCAGGCAGGCTGTGGTCGAACAGGCAGTCTCTTTGCCTACCAAAACTACGGTATCGAGCCTGACATCATGACCCTAGGTAAAGGTATTGGTGGTGGAGTACCGCTAGCAGCACTTCTGGCCACTGATGCGGTGGCTTGCTTTGTACCTGGCGATCAAGGTGGCACCTATAACGGCAATCCTCTCATTACTGCGGTGGGCATTAGCGTCATTGAGCAATTATTAGCCCCAGGATTTTTAGAATGCGTTAAAGCAAAAGGCGAACTTCTGAAATCAGAGTTACTTAAGCTTTGCGTTGAATTTAATCTTGAAGGTGAACGAGGCGAGGGATTACTGCGTGCCTTGATGCTAGGTAAAGATATCGGCGGAAAACTGGTTGAGCTTGCACGCGATCGAAACCCTGATGGTCTATTGATTAACTCTCCAAGACCAAACTTGTTGCGCTTTATGCCAGCCCTGAATGTGTCTGATGATGAAATTCGTCAGATGTGCAATATGCTGCGCGAGCTACTCAAGGAAGTGGCGTAA
- the ispH gene encoding 4-hydroxy-3-methylbut-2-enyl diphosphate reductase — MSQTDNAEILMAQPRGFCAGVDRAINIVNEALARFGAPIYVRHEIVHNVYVVNELRDKGAVFVEELHKVPKGGIVVFSAHGVSQEVRKDAQERGLQVYDATCPLVTKVHLEVVKMCKDGFTVLMIGHAGHPEVEGTMGQVKEGVFLIEKLSDVDSLSFASDEKIAFVTQTTLSVDETREIVEALTKKFPNIVQPRKQDICYATQNRQDAVKFMAPQVEVVIVVGSATSSNSNRLRELSEKLGVPSYMVDAPEQLKPEWFAGKRRVGLTAGASASESLAQAIVQRIQEFGPRHVRALDGVVEDVTFSLPKNLVD, encoded by the coding sequence ATGAGTCAGACCGACAACGCCGAAATTTTGATGGCTCAGCCCCGTGGATTTTGCGCGGGAGTGGATCGCGCTATCAATATCGTCAATGAGGCGCTTGCCCGCTTTGGCGCCCCCATTTATGTGCGACATGAGATTGTTCACAACGTTTATGTTGTTAATGAATTGCGCGATAAAGGTGCTGTATTTGTTGAAGAGTTGCATAAGGTTCCCAAGGGTGGAATCGTTGTCTTTAGCGCGCATGGTGTTTCTCAAGAAGTCCGTAAGGATGCGCAGGAGCGTGGCTTGCAGGTCTACGACGCCACGTGCCCCTTGGTAACCAAGGTTCATCTTGAGGTTGTCAAGATGTGTAAAGATGGATTTACGGTATTGATGATTGGTCACGCAGGTCATCCTGAAGTAGAGGGGACGATGGGCCAAGTGAAAGAAGGTGTCTTCTTGATTGAGAAATTGAGTGATGTGGATTCCTTGTCTTTCGCAAGCGATGAAAAGATCGCCTTTGTTACCCAAACAACGCTATCAGTTGACGAGACTCGAGAAATTGTTGAGGCGCTCACGAAAAAATTTCCTAATATTGTTCAGCCTCGCAAACAAGATATTTGTTATGCCACCCAAAATCGACAGGATGCTGTGAAATTTATGGCCCCGCAGGTTGAGGTAGTGATTGTGGTGGGGAGTGCGACGAGCTCTAACTCCAATCGTTTGCGTGAATTGTCTGAAAAGCTGGGTGTACCTTCTTATATGGTGGACGCCCCAGAGCAGTTAAAGCCAGAATGGTTCGCTGGTAAGAGGCGTGTTGGTTTAACAGCAGGTGCTTCGGCCTCAGAAAGTTTGGCTCAAGCGATTGTTCAGCGTATCCAAGAGTTTGGCCCAAGGCATGTGCGTGCTTTGGATGGTGTTGTTGAGGATGTTACGTTTTCATTGCCTAAAAATTTAGTTGACTGA
- a CDS encoding branched-chain amino acid ABC transporter permease, with translation MDILLQQIINGLVLGSIYALIALGYTMVYGVLGIINFAHGEVLMIGAMVSLSLLRLILSLTSDLPGWLTLLIVLPVTMAVCAGLSYWIERIAAYRPLRNAPRLAPLISAIGMSILLQTIAMMIWSRNPMTYPQLLPSSPIDLWGSGATITGKEIVIIMVALAVMLGLLFLVEKTKLGRAMRATAEQAQIAALMGVNPNRVISITFMLGGALAGLAGVMIASNYGNVHFYMGFIPGLKAFTAAVLGGIGNLQGAMLGGLLLGLIELLGAGYIGELTGGVFGSNYQDIFAFLVSILVLVLRPTGLLGEKVSDRA, from the coding sequence ATGGATATCCTTCTACAGCAAATTATTAATGGCTTAGTGCTCGGTAGCATTTACGCCTTAATTGCTTTGGGCTACACCATGGTTTACGGGGTTTTAGGCATTATTAACTTTGCACATGGCGAAGTACTGATGATCGGCGCAATGGTGTCATTGTCATTGCTACGTTTAATTTTGAGTCTGACCAGCGACTTACCTGGCTGGTTGACCTTGTTGATCGTTTTACCTGTCACCATGGCCGTATGCGCGGGCTTGAGCTATTGGATTGAGCGCATCGCTGCTTATCGCCCATTGCGCAATGCGCCTCGCTTGGCCCCTCTAATTTCAGCAATCGGCATGTCTATTTTGTTGCAGACGATTGCCATGATGATTTGGTCGCGTAATCCAATGACCTATCCACAATTGCTGCCATCCAGTCCGATTGATTTATGGGGTAGTGGCGCAACAATTACCGGTAAAGAAATTGTGATCATCATGGTCGCTTTGGCAGTGATGTTGGGTCTATTGTTTCTAGTGGAGAAAACAAAACTGGGCAGAGCAATGCGTGCGACTGCTGAGCAAGCTCAAATTGCTGCGCTGATGGGGGTCAATCCCAATCGCGTTATCTCCATTACCTTCATGTTGGGCGGCGCATTAGCTGGCTTAGCTGGTGTCATGATTGCAAGCAATTATGGCAATGTGCATTTCTATATGGGTTTTATCCCTGGGCTAAAAGCATTTACTGCAGCTGTTCTTGGCGGCATTGGAAATTTACAGGGCGCCATGTTGGGCGGCCTTCTCTTGGGCTTAATTGAGTTATTGGGCGCTGGTTACATTGGCGAACTGACTGGTGGGGTGTTTGGCTCAAACTACCAAGACATCTTTGCCTTTTTAGTATCAATTTTGGTATTGGTCTTAAGGCCAACCGGACTATTAGGCGAGAAGGTTTCTGATCGTGCTTAA
- a CDS encoding CDP-6-deoxy-delta-3,4-glucoseen reductase, producing MSHQVTLKTSGKQFTVNPDENLLEAALRQGINLPYGCKNGACGSCKGKILEGQVNHGQHSERALSKADETAGGILFCCAHPQSDLLIEAREVQGAGDIAIRKVPCRVNTISKPSSDVAILKLQLPAAERFQFLAGQYLEFLLKDGQRRAYSIANAPEQEGPLELHIRHLPGGLFTDFVFGAVTPALKEKDILRFEGPLGSFFLREDSKKPIIFLAAGTGFAPIKSIIEQMQIKKIERPIHLYWGGRRPNDLYMNALCESWAKEIANFKYIPVISDALAEDHWKGRTGFVHQAVIDDHPNLKDFQVYACGAPAMVNAARNDFAAKCQLPEEEFFADSFTSAADLATS from the coding sequence GTGTCTCATCAGGTCACGCTCAAAACGAGCGGCAAACAATTTACCGTCAATCCAGATGAGAATCTCCTGGAGGCCGCTCTCCGCCAAGGCATTAACTTACCCTATGGGTGCAAAAATGGCGCCTGCGGATCCTGTAAGGGCAAGATTTTAGAAGGTCAAGTAAACCACGGTCAGCATAGTGAACGCGCCCTTAGCAAAGCCGATGAGACAGCAGGCGGGATTTTATTCTGCTGCGCCCACCCGCAGTCAGACCTATTAATAGAAGCTCGCGAAGTTCAAGGGGCTGGCGATATTGCCATTCGTAAAGTGCCTTGCCGCGTCAACACAATTAGCAAACCTAGCAGTGATGTTGCCATTTTAAAGTTGCAACTTCCGGCTGCTGAACGCTTCCAGTTCTTGGCTGGACAGTATCTCGAGTTTTTATTGAAGGATGGTCAGCGCCGGGCTTACTCGATTGCGAATGCCCCCGAACAAGAGGGTCCGCTTGAGTTACATATACGCCACCTGCCGGGCGGCTTATTTACTGATTTTGTTTTTGGCGCCGTTACTCCAGCTTTAAAAGAAAAAGATATCCTCCGCTTTGAAGGTCCTTTGGGTAGCTTTTTCTTGAGAGAAGATTCCAAAAAACCCATTATCTTTTTGGCTGCGGGCACTGGCTTTGCGCCCATCAAATCCATTATTGAACAAATGCAAATCAAAAAGATTGAGCGCCCCATTCATCTTTACTGGGGTGGACGTCGTCCCAACGATCTCTATATGAATGCGCTTTGCGAGTCCTGGGCGAAAGAAATTGCAAACTTCAAATACATTCCTGTCATTTCTGACGCCTTAGCCGAAGACCATTGGAAGGGGCGTACTGGGTTTGTGCACCAAGCCGTCATTGATGACCACCCCAATTTGAAGGACTTTCAGGTCTATGCCTGCGGAGCCCCAGCAATGGTTAATGCCGCTAGAAATGACTTTGCTGCTAAATGCCAGCTGCCAGAAGAAGAATTCTTCGCTGACTCGTTTACCAGCGCAGCGGATTTGGCTACGAGCTAA
- a CDS encoding ABC transporter ATP-binding protein codes for MTNALLRVKGLQLSYGGINAVKGIDLQVNHGELVALIGANGAGKSSTLKAIAGLLNPSAGDIHFANRETKKLPAYELVQLGLGMVPEGRGVFKRMTILENLQMGAYLKTDAKEIERKLEEVYSYFPRLKERLSQLAGTLSGGEQQMVAMGRAMMAQPKLLLLDEPSMGLSPIMVETIFDVVRSLSSSGMTILLVEQNARLALQMANRAYVMESGLITLSGSGEELLEDSRVRTAYLGE; via the coding sequence ATGACAAATGCATTGCTCCGAGTGAAGGGTCTGCAACTATCTTATGGTGGTATTAACGCCGTTAAGGGTATTGATCTGCAAGTCAATCATGGTGAGTTGGTTGCCCTAATTGGCGCCAATGGTGCCGGGAAGAGTTCAACTCTTAAAGCAATTGCTGGATTGCTAAATCCTTCTGCCGGCGATATTCATTTTGCAAATCGTGAAACCAAGAAGCTGCCTGCATATGAATTAGTTCAGCTCGGCTTGGGCATGGTTCCGGAGGGCCGTGGCGTGTTTAAGCGCATGACCATTTTGGAAAATCTCCAAATGGGCGCTTACTTAAAAACAGACGCTAAGGAGATTGAGCGCAAGCTTGAAGAGGTGTACTCGTACTTCCCTAGACTCAAAGAGCGCTTATCTCAATTGGCTGGCACCTTATCTGGTGGCGAGCAGCAAATGGTTGCTATGGGTAGGGCAATGATGGCGCAGCCCAAATTGTTACTTCTGGATGAGCCTTCAATGGGCTTATCTCCCATCATGGTCGAAACCATTTTTGATGTAGTGCGGAGTTTGTCGTCGAGCGGTATGACGATTCTGTTGGTTGAGCAAAATGCCCGCCTTGCATTGCAGATGGCCAATCGGGCCTACGTCATGGAGAGTGGCTTAATTACCCTGAGTGGGTCAGGTGAGGAGTTGCTCGAAGACTCAAGGGTGAGAACTGCCTACCTTGGTGAATAA
- a CDS encoding FKBP-type peptidyl-prolyl cis-trans isomerase: MTKLTVLPNSYLTLNYRLTLPNGEDYINTFIDRPATVLMGSGQFAPCFEKVLLGLEVGEKKSALLEPGESFGERKKDLVQWVSLKALKEGRDDDVEFNLGDVIEFNAPGGAQYAGVLQSIDDEGAWFDFNHPLAGMSVTFEAQIVAIL; the protein is encoded by the coding sequence ATGACCAAGCTTACTGTTTTGCCTAACTCCTACTTGACTCTCAATTACCGGCTCACTTTGCCTAATGGGGAGGATTACATCAATACTTTTATCGATCGTCCTGCGACGGTTCTGATGGGCTCTGGACAATTTGCTCCTTGCTTTGAAAAAGTGTTGCTTGGTCTTGAGGTGGGCGAGAAAAAAAGTGCACTACTTGAGCCCGGGGAGAGCTTTGGTGAGCGCAAAAAAGATTTGGTGCAATGGGTTTCTTTGAAGGCGCTTAAAGAAGGTCGCGATGATGATGTGGAATTTAATCTGGGTGATGTGATTGAATTTAATGCGCCAGGTGGCGCACAGTACGCAGGTGTATTGCAATCGATTGATGATGAGGGCGCATGGTTTGACTTTAATCATCCCTTGGCTGGCATGTCCGTTACATTTGAAGCTCAGATAGTTGCCATTCTTTAA
- a CDS encoding SDR family oxidoreductase — protein MLLMQSFGKPSILIIGCGDIGLRVARQLSRSHRIYALTSQQARFQELREAGAIPILGNLDHPETLWRLSGLAQTVIHLAPPQNGGNRDCRTRNLIRILAQGSNAVRRLIYISTTGVYGDHQGGRVSEVTPVNAQSERAKRRVDAERMLRLWAPAHGVALTILRVPGIYAADRLPIDRLHAQTPALLSEEDAYSNHIHSDDLARLVCAAVYHGKPQRVINACDGGETKMGDYFDEVADAFGLARPKRLPGSELQKLVSPMLRSFMRESRRVTNTRLHELKTSLRYPSVGHFLKTISKNP, from the coding sequence ATGTTACTTATGCAATCTTTTGGCAAACCTTCAATCCTGATTATTGGCTGCGGAGACATTGGTCTTCGGGTGGCTAGGCAGCTCTCTAGAAGTCATCGTATTTATGCGCTCACTTCTCAACAAGCTCGTTTTCAGGAGTTGAGGGAGGCTGGCGCGATTCCTATTTTAGGTAACCTGGATCATCCAGAGACCCTATGGCGCCTCAGTGGTTTAGCTCAAACCGTCATCCATTTGGCGCCACCTCAAAATGGTGGAAATCGTGATTGCCGAACCCGCAACCTAATTCGAATTTTAGCCCAAGGCTCCAATGCTGTCAGGCGCCTGATCTATATCAGTACTACGGGCGTATATGGTGATCACCAGGGTGGAAGGGTAAGTGAGGTAACTCCGGTCAATGCCCAAAGTGAGCGCGCCAAAAGAAGGGTGGATGCGGAGCGGATGCTGCGTTTATGGGCACCCGCCCATGGCGTTGCTTTAACGATTTTGCGCGTACCTGGAATTTATGCCGCTGATCGTTTACCAATCGATCGCCTTCACGCGCAAACACCTGCATTGTTATCTGAGGAAGATGCCTACTCCAATCACATTCATAGTGATGATTTAGCTAGACTGGTTTGCGCGGCGGTTTATCACGGCAAACCCCAGCGCGTTATTAATGCCTGTGATGGAGGTGAAACCAAAATGGGTGATTACTTTGACGAAGTAGCTGATGCGTTTGGATTGGCAAGGCCGAAACGCTTACCCGGCAGTGAGTTGCAGAAGCTAGTGAGCCCAATGCTGCGGTCATTTATGCGCGAGTCACGCAGAGTCACTAACACCCGCTTGCATGAACTCAAAACATCACTACGCTATCCGAGCGTAGGACATTTTCTGAAAACTATTTCCAAGAATCCTTAA
- a CDS encoding glutamine--tRNA ligase/YqeY domain fusion protein, translating to MPQDSKPSKANTGAVAEPSNFLRQIIDHDLASGAFSQRTNLAGQSIPSIITRFPPEPNGYLHIGHAKSICLNFGLAADYNAQAGGARCNMRLDDTNPVKEDVEYADSILDAMKWLGFDWGTHLYHASDYFDRLYEFAEILIQNGKAYVDSQSADDIHTNRGNFGQAGKNSPYRDRSPEENLQLFRDMRDGKFKDGEHVLRLKIDMAHPNIVMRDPVVYRIRHTDHHRTGSKWCIYPLYDFTHCISDALENVSHSICTLEFENSRPLYDWIVNSLKELGVFKDPVPHQYEFARLNLTYTITSKRKLLQLVEENHVEGWDDPRMPTIVGIRRRGYTPESIRLFCERIGVSKADSWIDMSTLDHALRDDLEARAPRATAVLKPLKLVVENFDASAKEACSAPRHPNHPEWGNREFHFTRELWIEADDFMQEPIKDFFRLYPPIGDQPGSRVRLRHGFVVECTGYETDAQGNVTQVNVTHFPDSKSGTPGSNNYKVKGNIHWISAAEAIPTEVRLYDHLFSDPHPDSGDKNFLDAINPNSKQTIAAYLEPCMKDAKPEDRFQFERHGYFVADKHDSKPGKPVFNRTVGLKDSWK from the coding sequence ATGCCCCAAGATAGCAAACCCTCCAAAGCAAATACCGGCGCTGTAGCCGAGCCATCCAACTTCTTACGCCAGATCATTGACCATGATTTAGCAAGCGGAGCTTTTTCACAGCGTACTAATTTGGCGGGCCAATCTATCCCATCAATCATCACGCGTTTTCCGCCAGAGCCAAACGGCTACTTACATATTGGTCACGCCAAAAGTATTTGCCTAAACTTCGGCCTAGCTGCTGACTACAACGCCCAAGCTGGCGGTGCGCGCTGCAATATGCGCTTAGATGATACCAATCCAGTCAAAGAGGATGTGGAATACGCCGATAGTATCTTGGACGCAATGAAGTGGCTTGGTTTTGATTGGGGCACTCACCTCTATCACGCGAGTGATTACTTTGATCGCCTCTATGAGTTTGCCGAAATCTTGATTCAGAATGGCAAGGCTTATGTTGATAGTCAAAGCGCCGATGACATTCACACCAATCGCGGCAACTTTGGTCAAGCCGGGAAAAATAGTCCTTATCGCGATCGCAGCCCAGAAGAAAATCTACAGCTATTTCGCGATATGCGTGATGGCAAATTCAAAGATGGTGAGCATGTGCTGCGCCTGAAGATTGATATGGCGCACCCGAATATTGTGATGCGCGACCCTGTGGTTTATCGCATCCGCCATACCGATCACCATCGCACCGGCAGCAAGTGGTGCATCTACCCTCTTTATGACTTCACACATTGCATCTCTGATGCATTAGAAAATGTCTCCCACTCCATATGCACGCTGGAGTTTGAGAACAGCCGTCCGTTGTACGACTGGATTGTGAACTCACTCAAAGAGCTTGGCGTCTTTAAAGACCCAGTCCCACACCAATATGAATTCGCGCGTCTCAACCTGACTTACACCATCACCAGCAAGCGCAAGTTATTGCAATTGGTGGAAGAAAACCATGTAGAGGGATGGGACGACCCGCGCATGCCAACCATCGTCGGCATCCGTCGTCGTGGTTACACGCCAGAAAGTATTCGCTTGTTCTGTGAGCGTATTGGCGTCTCTAAAGCGGATAGTTGGATTGATATGAGTACGCTAGATCATGCGCTACGCGATGATCTTGAAGCTAGGGCGCCCCGTGCAACCGCCGTTTTAAAACCGCTTAAGCTCGTAGTTGAAAACTTTGATGCATCAGCAAAAGAAGCTTGCTCTGCGCCACGTCATCCCAATCATCCCGAATGGGGCAACCGTGAATTTCATTTCACGCGCGAGCTGTGGATTGAGGCGGATGATTTTATGCAAGAACCTATTAAAGACTTCTTCAGACTGTATCCACCGATTGGCGATCAACCTGGTAGCCGTGTACGTTTGCGCCATGGCTTTGTGGTGGAGTGCACCGGCTATGAAACAGATGCACAGGGTAACGTTACCCAAGTCAATGTGACACACTTCCCGGACAGCAAGAGCGGCACTCCAGGATCTAATAATTACAAAGTTAAAGGTAATATCCACTGGATCAGCGCTGCAGAAGCCATTCCAACTGAAGTGCGCCTTTACGATCATCTCTTTAGCGATCCACATCCAGATAGCGGCGATAAGAATTTCTTAGATGCAATCAATCCAAACTCCAAGCAAACCATTGCCGCTTACCTAGAGCCTTGCATGAAAGATGCTAAACCGGAAGATCGCTTCCAGTTTGAGCGTCATGGCTACTTCGTTGCCGATAAGCATGACTCCAAACCTGGCAAGCCTGTATTTAACCGTACAGTTGGCCTTAAGGATTCTTGGAAATAG
- a CDS encoding branched-chain amino acid ABC transporter permease: protein MAQLAGNYWVRVLDFALLYIVLALGLNVVVGFAGLLDLGYIAFYALGAYSFALLASPHLPAQFESIAAAFPEGMHFSPWMVAVFSIILAALFGIILGLPTLQLRGDYLAIVTLGFGEIIRIFMNNLDRPLNLTNGPKGIAAIDPIQFFWNLLCQNLGPGLYQDSWFVFGVLFVLLLLAIAVAIVCMHLQSSRIGRAWIAIREDEIAAKAMGINTRNMKLLAFAIGASFAGVAGVLFSAFQGFVSPESFTLWESIVVLAMVVLGGIGHIPGVILGAVLLAIFPEVLRGIAQPLQQALFGHVIVDVEIIRQLIYGLALILIMLYRPGGIWQKSGAAQ, encoded by the coding sequence TTGGCACAATTGGCGGGCAACTACTGGGTGAGAGTGCTCGATTTTGCTTTGCTCTACATTGTGTTGGCATTGGGCCTCAATGTTGTGGTGGGCTTCGCAGGTCTTTTGGATTTGGGTTATATCGCCTTCTATGCATTAGGCGCCTACAGTTTTGCTTTATTGGCGTCACCACATTTGCCTGCTCAATTTGAAAGTATTGCTGCGGCTTTTCCGGAAGGAATGCATTTTTCACCCTGGATGGTTGCGGTCTTCTCAATTATTTTGGCTGCTTTATTTGGAATTATTTTAGGTTTGCCTACCCTGCAATTGCGGGGCGATTATTTGGCAATTGTGACTTTGGGGTTTGGTGAAATTATTCGCATCTTTATGAATAACCTGGATCGCCCCCTAAACCTCACCAATGGTCCCAAGGGAATTGCGGCGATTGATCCCATTCAATTTTTTTGGAATCTCCTTTGCCAAAACCTTGGACCTGGGCTTTATCAAGATTCCTGGTTTGTATTTGGTGTTCTATTTGTTCTCCTGTTGCTAGCAATTGCCGTTGCGATCGTTTGCATGCATTTGCAGAGTTCAAGAATAGGACGCGCTTGGATTGCAATTCGGGAGGATGAAATCGCCGCCAAAGCGATGGGTATCAATACTCGCAATATGAAATTACTCGCGTTTGCTATTGGCGCTTCTTTTGCCGGCGTGGCTGGCGTGTTGTTTTCCGCTTTTCAGGGCTTTGTTTCGCCAGAGTCCTTCACGCTTTGGGAATCGATTGTTGTATTGGCCATGGTGGTCCTCGGTGGCATTGGTCATATTCCTGGAGTTATCTTAGGCGCGGTGTTGTTGGCAATTTTTCCTGAGGTCTTACGCGGTATTGCACAGCCCCTACAGCAGGCATTATTTGGGCATGTGATTGTGGACGTAGAAATTATTCGTCAATTAATTTACGGCCTAGCCTTAATTCTGATCATGCTGTATCGCCCTGGTGGTATTTGGCAAAAAAGTGGGGCGGCACAATGA
- a CDS encoding tripartite tricarboxylate transporter permease: MDLFTNLALGFDTAFTLQNLFYCLIGCILGTLIGVLPGLGPIATIAMLLPATYALPPIAALIMLAGIYYGSQYGGSTTAILLNIPGETSSVVTAIDGYQMARNGRAGVALFTAGMGSFFAGCVATLVLAAFAAPLSQLAFKFGPAEYFSLMVLGLIGAVILASGSLIKAIGMIILGLLMGLIGTDVNSGVSRYAFDIPELSDGIGFVAVAMGVFGFAEIMGNLEKSGEDEGFLNKLTSMVPTKNDVKRMIPSILRGTTIGSILGILPGGGAALAAFGAYSVEKKSSKYSHEFGKGAIEGVAGPETANNAAAQTSFIPLLTLGIPPNAVMALMVGAMTIHNIQPGPQVMTSNPALFWGLIASMWIGNVMLILLNLPLIGIWVKLLKIPYRFLYPAILVFCCIGVYTVNNTVFDVYVTAGFGLIGYLFFKLGCEPPPLLLGFVLGPMMEENFRRALLLSRGDFSTFVTRPLSLGLLIAAALLVVIVALPAVKKTREEAFVED; encoded by the coding sequence ATGGATTTATTTACTAACTTAGCTCTCGGTTTCGATACCGCGTTCACATTACAAAACCTGTTTTACTGCCTTATCGGCTGTATCTTGGGTACTTTGATTGGCGTATTGCCAGGCCTTGGCCCAATCGCAACGATTGCAATGTTGTTGCCGGCTACCTACGCATTGCCTCCGATTGCCGCATTGATTATGTTGGCTGGTATTTATTACGGCTCACAGTACGGCGGTTCCACAACAGCGATTTTGTTGAACATTCCGGGGGAGACGTCGTCGGTGGTAACCGCGATCGATGGCTACCAAATGGCCCGAAATGGTCGCGCTGGTGTTGCACTCTTTACTGCAGGTATGGGTTCATTTTTTGCAGGTTGCGTAGCAACTTTAGTGTTGGCTGCATTTGCTGCCCCACTCTCACAACTCGCATTTAAGTTTGGTCCTGCGGAATACTTCTCCTTGATGGTCTTAGGTTTAATCGGTGCAGTGATATTGGCATCAGGCTCTTTGATCAAGGCGATTGGCATGATCATCTTGGGTCTCTTGATGGGCTTGATCGGTACTGACGTGAACTCTGGTGTATCTCGCTATGCGTTTGATATTCCTGAATTGAGTGACGGCATCGGCTTCGTAGCTGTTGCGATGGGTGTATTCGGTTTCGCAGAAATCATGGGCAACCTTGAGAAGAGCGGCGAGGATGAAGGCTTTCTCAACAAGCTCACTAGCATGGTTCCAACCAAAAATGATGTGAAGCGCATGATTCCTTCAATTTTGCGCGGTACCACTATTGGCTCTATCTTGGGCATCCTGCCAGGCGGCGGCGCAGCTTTGGCAGCGTTTGGCGCTTACTCTGTTGAGAAAAAATCGTCTAAGTACAGCCACGAATTTGGTAAGGGTGCAATTGAGGGTGTCGCTGGTCCCGAGACAGCAAACAACGCTGCCGCTCAAACATCATTTATTCCATTGCTCACATTGGGTATCCCACCAAATGCTGTGATGGCTTTGATGGTTGGCGCGATGACTATTCACAACATTCAGCCAGGCCCACAAGTAATGACCAGCAATCCAGCTCTCTTCTGGGGTCTGATTGCCTCTATGTGGATCGGTAATGTGATGTTGATCCTCTTGAACCTGCCTTTGATTGGTATCTGGGTAAAGCTCTTGAAGATTCCTTATCGCTTCCTCTACCCAGCTATTTTGGTGTTCTGCTGTATTGGTGTGTACACCGTGAACAACACTGTATTTGACGTTTATGTAACAGCAGGTTTCGGCTTGATTGGTTACCTATTCTTCAAACTCGGTTGCGAACCTCCTCCATTGCTTTTGGGCTTCGTGCTCGGACCAATGATGGAAGAGAACTTCCGTCGCGCCCTACTACTATCCCGTGGCGACTTCTCCACCTTTGTAACCCGCCCACTTTCCTTGGGATTGCTGATCGCAGCAGCCCTCTTGGTTGTGATCGTGGCCTTGCCAGCAGTGAAGAAGACACGCGAAGAGGCATTCGTAGAGGATTAA